Proteins from a single region of Schistocerca gregaria isolate iqSchGreg1 chromosome 3, iqSchGreg1.2, whole genome shotgun sequence:
- the LOC126355148 gene encoding thymidylate synthase: MSETVCCILQNGSPSKKETAGKHNISNTALKNVAENGTDVTFEKTNGALPVHEEYQYLKHIERIISHGNKKSDRTGVGTLSLFGAQMRYSLREGVFPLFTTKRVFWRAVVEELLWFIRGSTNAKELQAKGINIWNGNSSREFLDSLGFHDREEGDLGPVYGFQWRHFGAGYKGPHANYEGKGVDQLQQVINMLRSNPDDRRIIMSAWNPPDLGLMALPPCHCLVQFYVANGELSCQLYQRSADMGLGVPFNVASYALLTCMLAAVTNLKPGEFIHTTGDTHVYLNHIEALKVQIKREPRPFPKLVIKRQVADIEEFKLEDFELQNYNPHPKIEMEMAV; encoded by the exons ATGAGTGAAACTGTGTGTTGCATCTTGCAGAATGGTAGCCCAAGCAAGAAAGAAACAGCAGGGAAACATAACATTTCAAACACTGCATTGAAAAATGTGGCTGAAAATGGAACAGATGTGACATTCGAGAAGACAAATGGTGCCCTTCCTGTTCATGAAGAGTATCAGTATCTCAAACACATTGAAAGAATAATTTCGCATGGGAACAAGAAGAGTGATAGGACTGGTGTTGGAACATTGTCGCTTTTTGGAGCCCAAATGCGATATTCATTGAGAGAAG GTGTTTTTCCACTATTCACCACCAAAAGAGTGTTCTGGAGGGCTGTTGTTGAAGAGCTCTTGTGGTTCATACGTGGATCAACCAATGCTAAAGAATTACAAGCCAAGGGAATAAATATTTGGAATGGAAATAGCTCAAGGGAATTTCTCGACAGTTTAGGATTTCATGACAGAGAAGAAG GTGACCTGGGTCCAGTATATGGTTTTCAGTGGCGCCACTTTGGGGCAGGCTATAAAGGACCACATGCAAACTATGAAGGAAAAGGTGTTGATCAACTCCAGCAAGTAATAAACATGCTACGTTCAAATCCAGATGACCGCCGTATTATCATGAGTGCATGGAACCCCCCAGACTTGGGCTTAATGGCACTGCCCCCTTGCCATTGCTTGGTCCAGTTTTATGTAGCAAATGGGGAGTTGTCATGTCAGCTGTATCAGAGGTCAGCAGATATGGGACTTGGGGTGCCATTTAATGTTGCCAGCTATGCTCTGTTGACATGCATGTTAGCTGCTGTCACCAACTTGAAG CCTGGTGAGTTTATACACACTACTGGTGATACACACGTCTACTTGAACCACATTGAGGCACTGAAAGTGCAGATAAAGCGTGAGCCTCGTCCTTTCCCTAAGCTGGTAATAAAACGTCAAGTCGCCGACATTGAAGAATTCAAGCTAGAAGATTTTGAGCTTCAGAATTATAATCCTCATCCCAAAATTGAGATGGAAATGGCAGTATAG